Proteins encoded within one genomic window of Halorussus salilacus:
- a CDS encoding cupin domain-containing protein: MGLDRYPDLDPDAGEVLDAELAVTDDVLVKAFALGPGAELSPHDHADATNVFHVLDGTATVIQGDEEEEVEAPGVVLHERGVVHGARNDTDETVVLTASLCPLPS; encoded by the coding sequence ATGGGACTCGACAGGTACCCGGACTTGGACCCGGACGCGGGCGAAGTCCTCGACGCGGAACTGGCCGTGACCGACGACGTGCTGGTGAAGGCGTTCGCGCTCGGTCCGGGCGCGGAGCTGAGCCCGCACGACCACGCCGACGCGACCAACGTCTTCCACGTCCTCGACGGCACCGCGACCGTGATTCAGGGCGACGAGGAGGAGGAGGTCGAAGCGCCCGGCGTGGTCCTCCACGAGCGCGGCGTCGTCCACGGCGCGCGAAACGACACCGACGAGACGGTCGTGTTGACCGCGAGCCTCTGTCCGCTACCGTCCTGA